A window from Intestinimonas massiliensis (ex Afouda et al. 2020) encodes these proteins:
- a CDS encoding GNAT family N-acetyltransferase, protein MKKAASIFLRADIVQEDIRRLTLWLQNQRVTRFLNEDARVVDELNRLLADVPAPMLRYHMNQQGRFFLVCPEGGGPIGFLKLREHAVGTYEMVIVIGDETLWGNGYGRQAVRAAVAKVFLEWRGRSLTARIYHGNTRSVGLVCGCGFRERERLEKLSCYRITREEYLAQAERGGSLRYGT, encoded by the coding sequence ATGAAGAAAGCCGCTTCTATTTTTTTACGCGCGGACATTGTCCAGGAGGATATTCGGAGACTGACGCTGTGGCTGCAGAACCAGCGCGTCACCCGGTTCCTCAACGAGGACGCCCGGGTGGTGGACGAGCTCAACCGGCTGCTGGCCGACGTGCCGGCTCCCATGCTCCGCTATCACATGAACCAGCAGGGCCGCTTTTTTCTGGTGTGCCCGGAAGGGGGCGGCCCCATCGGCTTTTTGAAGCTGCGGGAGCACGCCGTCGGAACCTATGAGATGGTGATCGTCATCGGGGACGAGACCCTCTGGGGCAACGGCTATGGCCGGCAGGCCGTGCGGGCTGCCGTGGCCAAGGTTTTTCTGGAGTGGCGGGGACGCAGCCTGACGGCCCGCATCTATCACGGAAACACCCGGTCGGTGGGTCTGGTGTGCGGCTGCGGCTTTCGGGAGCGGGAACGACTGGAAAAACTGAGCTGCTACCGCATCACCAGGGAAGAGTATCTGGCCCAAGCCGAGCGGGGCGGGAGCCTGCGCTACGGCACGTGA
- a CDS encoding type II secretion system F family protein: MYKRQPLDRALAEAGEFPPYLLRMVSIGLAAGRAEQVLEALSGYYRRQSATGEALRRAVTYPAVMAALIALVFLVLVRRVLPVLTQVFAQVGGGASPMAASLLRFGGLGRWAAVALAVLLLAGAAVLLLFFRGERGAALFARGATGAALARGQFASAMALMLQSGLPLDEAIDRTAELLERTPLQTQVGTCRAQMLSGVPFPRAVEDAGLLTGLQAGLLSAGFRSGASDAAMTEVAARCQAEGEELLTRLLSRFEYALVIVLCAAVGLVLLSVMLPLLGVLSAVGG, from the coding sequence GTGTATAAGAGACAGCCGCTGGACCGGGCGCTGGCGGAAGCGGGGGAGTTCCCCCCCTATCTGCTGCGTATGGTATCCATCGGCCTGGCCGCCGGGCGGGCGGAGCAGGTGCTGGAGGCCCTGAGCGGCTATTACCGCCGCCAGTCTGCCACCGGCGAGGCGCTCCGCCGGGCAGTGACCTATCCCGCCGTGATGGCCGCCCTCATCGCGCTGGTGTTCCTGGTGCTGGTGCGCCGGGTGCTGCCGGTGCTCACGCAGGTCTTTGCCCAGGTGGGGGGCGGCGCATCCCCCATGGCCGCCTCCCTGCTGCGTTTCGGCGGCTTGGGCCGCTGGGCGGCGGTGGCGCTGGCCGTCCTGCTCCTGGCGGGAGCGGCGGTGCTGCTTCTCTTTTTCCGGGGAGAGCGGGGGGCCGCGCTCTTTGCCCGGGGGGCCACCGGCGCCGCCCTGGCCCGGGGGCAGTTCGCCTCCGCCATGGCCCTGATGCTCCAGAGCGGCCTGCCCCTGGACGAGGCCATAGACCGCACCGCCGAGCTGCTGGAGCGCACTCCCCTCCAGACCCAGGTGGGGACGTGCCGGGCACAGATGCTCTCCGGCGTCCCCTTCCCCCGGGCGGTGGAGGATGCCGGCCTGCTCACTGGCCTCCAGGCCGGTCTGCTGTCCGCCGGGTTCCGCTCCGGCGCCTCCGACGCCGCCATGACCGAGGTGGCCGCCCGCTGCCAGGCGGAGGGGGAGGAGCTGTTAACCCGTCTGCTCTCCCGGTTTGAATATGCTCTGGTCATCGTGCTGTGCGCGGCGGTGGGCCTGGTGCTGCTGTCGGTCATGCTGCCTCTGCTGGGGGTGCTGTCCGCCGTGGGCGGCTAG
- the ftsH gene encoding ATP-dependent zinc metalloprotease FtsH produces the protein MMGIISIILWALIIVLMVNYVTSMATTRQSTEIDYSEFVQMVRDDKVAWVVMESNKYTIYPKPDAAAQTQSAKPETTESPIPGLEGLMQSAESGTDQWKQQLKSGPSYYCAPIASDSEIARLIPLMEEHGVVYGPPYVEQLSPIISLLISYVLPVIIMVVLFSFLFRNMSSKMGGGLGGVGKANAKVYVEKKTGVTFRDVAGQDEAKESLEEIIDILHNPQKYTEIGAKLPKGALLVGPPGTGKTLLAKAVAGEAGVPFFSISGSDFVEMFVGVGASRVRDLFKEASKMAPCIIFIDEIDTIGKSRDNRLGGNDEREQTLNQLLAELDGFDPTKGVIVLAATNRPEVLDQALLRPGRFDRRITVDRPNLAGRVATLQVHTRNIRLSEDVDLNKIAQATAGAVGADLANLVNEAALRAVRLGRRAVNQEDLLKSFELVIAGSEKKGTVLTEHEKKLVAYHEVGHALVAAKQKNTEPVQKITIVPHTQGALGFTLQTPEEEKFLNTKDEILAKIRVCMGGRAAEELIMHTQTTGAAQDIQQATSLAQYMVTMYGMSDEFGMTGLASRQSQYLEGGYGLNCAQETAAQIDRLVTKIIKDCYAEAIQILRDNEEMLHAITSYLLQKETITGTEMKAILEGRDPELAEAEVSGVSRAMRGPAAQPAVTDGVEAPARNIHIVSDPPVAPPSPAEEPGVPSPPDENKTQE, from the coding sequence ATGATGGGGATCATCTCCATCATCCTCTGGGCCCTCATCATCGTGCTGATGGTCAACTATGTCACGTCCATGGCCACCACCCGGCAGAGCACCGAGATCGACTACTCGGAGTTCGTCCAGATGGTGCGGGACGACAAGGTGGCCTGGGTGGTGATGGAGAGCAACAAGTACACCATCTACCCCAAGCCCGACGCAGCCGCCCAGACCCAGTCCGCCAAGCCGGAGACGACGGAAAGCCCCATTCCCGGCCTGGAGGGCCTCATGCAGTCCGCTGAGAGCGGCACCGATCAGTGGAAGCAGCAGCTCAAGAGCGGACCCTCTTACTACTGCGCCCCCATCGCCAGCGACAGCGAGATCGCCCGCCTGATCCCCCTGATGGAGGAGCACGGCGTGGTCTACGGCCCGCCCTATGTGGAGCAGCTCTCCCCCATCATCTCCCTACTCATCTCCTATGTGCTGCCCGTCATCATCATGGTGGTGCTCTTCTCCTTCCTGTTCCGCAACATGTCCTCCAAGATGGGGGGCGGCCTGGGCGGCGTGGGGAAGGCCAACGCCAAGGTCTATGTGGAAAAAAAGACCGGCGTCACCTTCCGGGACGTGGCCGGTCAGGATGAGGCCAAGGAGTCCCTGGAGGAGATCATCGACATCCTCCACAACCCCCAAAAATACACCGAGATCGGCGCCAAGCTGCCCAAGGGCGCCCTGCTGGTGGGCCCCCCGGGCACCGGCAAGACCCTGCTGGCCAAGGCTGTGGCCGGAGAGGCGGGGGTCCCCTTCTTCTCCATCTCGGGCTCCGACTTCGTGGAGATGTTCGTGGGCGTGGGCGCCAGCCGGGTCCGCGACCTCTTCAAGGAGGCCAGCAAAATGGCCCCCTGCATCATCTTTATCGACGAGATCGACACCATCGGCAAATCCCGGGACAACCGCCTGGGCGGCAACGATGAGCGGGAGCAGACCCTGAACCAGCTCCTGGCCGAGCTGGACGGCTTCGACCCCACCAAGGGCGTCATCGTCCTGGCCGCCACCAACCGGCCCGAGGTGCTGGACCAGGCCCTGCTGCGGCCCGGCCGGTTCGACCGCCGTATCACCGTGGACCGGCCCAACCTGGCCGGTCGTGTGGCCACCCTCCAGGTCCACACCCGCAATATCCGCCTCTCCGAGGACGTGGACCTGAACAAGATCGCCCAGGCTACCGCCGGCGCTGTGGGCGCCGACCTGGCCAACCTGGTCAACGAGGCCGCCCTCCGGGCCGTGCGCCTGGGCCGCCGGGCCGTCAATCAGGAGGACCTGCTCAAGTCCTTCGAGCTGGTCATCGCCGGGTCGGAGAAAAAGGGCACCGTCCTCACCGAGCACGAAAAGAAGCTGGTGGCCTATCACGAGGTGGGTCACGCCCTGGTGGCTGCCAAGCAGAAGAACACCGAGCCCGTCCAAAAAATCACCATCGTTCCCCACACCCAGGGGGCGCTGGGCTTTACCCTCCAGACCCCGGAGGAGGAGAAGTTCCTCAACACCAAGGACGAGATTCTGGCCAAGATCCGGGTCTGTATGGGCGGCCGGGCCGCCGAGGAGCTCATCATGCACACCCAGACCACCGGCGCAGCTCAGGATATCCAGCAGGCCACCAGCCTGGCCCAGTACATGGTCACCATGTACGGCATGTCCGACGAGTTCGGCATGACCGGGCTGGCCTCCCGCCAGAGCCAGTATCTGGAGGGGGGCTACGGTCTCAACTGCGCCCAGGAGACCGCCGCCCAGATCGACCGGCTGGTTACCAAGATCATCAAGGACTGCTATGCCGAGGCCATCCAGATCCTGCGGGACAACGAGGAGATGCTCCACGCCATCACCAGCTACCTGCTCCAGAAGGAGACCATCACCGGCACCGAGATGAAGGCCATCCTGGAGGGGCGGGACCCGGAGCTGGCCGAGGCTGAGGTCTCCGGTGTGAGCCGGGCAATGCGTGGTCCGGCGGCCCAGCCCGCCGTCACCGACGGCGTGGAGGCCCCCGCCCGAAATATCCACATCGTCAGCGATCCCCCCGTGGCCCCCCCGTCCCCGGCGGAGGAGCCGGGCGTGCCCAGTCCGCCCGACGAAAACAAGACCCAGGAGTGA
- a CDS encoding PadR family transcriptional regulator — translation MMPRNSDKTTKSGTTASINDQLKKATTEMLVLFVLRQKPMYTYEMMSTIERLSEGRLSFNTLYQAIYRLRDFGYISESDKVLSEDNRIRIYFSITEAGEGYLRDLRVEYQNFIDTISLIFSKDGRLDEGDGHEN, via the coding sequence ATGATGCCAAGGAACAGCGACAAAACCACAAAGAGCGGCACGACCGCCAGTATCAACGACCAGCTCAAAAAGGCAACGACAGAAATGTTGGTGCTTTTTGTGCTGCGCCAAAAACCCATGTACACCTACGAGATGATGAGCACCATCGAGCGGCTGAGCGAAGGTAGGCTGAGCTTCAACACCCTGTACCAGGCCATCTACCGCCTGCGGGACTTCGGATATATCAGCGAGTCCGACAAGGTCCTGTCCGAGGATAACCGCATAAGGATCTATTTTTCCATCACGGAGGCGGGCGAGGGTTACCTCAGAGACCTGAGGGTGGAGTATCAGAATTTCATCGACACCATATCCCTGATTTTTTCAAAGGACGGCAGACTGGATGAGGGCGACGGACATGAAAACTGA
- a CDS encoding type IV pilus twitching motility protein PilT yields MPLTDILQNAVTREASDVLVVAGLPVDYKINGRLCREGEKLFPAQTLALTQELYSLAGRDMTKLLDTGDDDFSFAVSGLSRFRVNALRQRGSLALVIRVVSFNLPDRHALGIPDNVMAFADYPHGLVLVTGPAGSGKTTTLACLVDHVNSTREAHVVTIEDPIEYLHQHKMSVVTQRELYTDTASYDAALRAALREAPDIILLGEMRDAETIKAAVTAAETGHLVISTLHTIGAANTVDRIVDAFPPAQQQQIRTQLALVLEGVVSQQLLQAEDGAQVPAFEVMTVNPAVRNMIRESKAFQLDSVIASSSQEGMVTMDQSILRLVQAGRVHPDTAFRHAANSDWMIRRLAALAGGAEKNQMR; encoded by the coding sequence ATGCCCCTGACTGATATCCTGCAAAACGCCGTAACCCGTGAGGCCTCTGATGTGCTGGTGGTAGCCGGCCTGCCGGTGGACTATAAGATCAACGGCCGCCTGTGCCGGGAGGGGGAGAAGCTCTTTCCCGCCCAGACCCTGGCGCTGACTCAGGAGCTCTACTCCCTGGCGGGCCGGGACATGACCAAGCTGCTGGATACCGGGGACGACGACTTTTCCTTTGCCGTTTCCGGCCTCAGCCGCTTCCGGGTCAACGCCCTGCGGCAGCGGGGCTCCCTGGCCCTGGTCATCCGGGTGGTGTCCTTCAACCTGCCCGACCGGCACGCCCTGGGCATCCCGGACAACGTAATGGCCTTTGCCGATTATCCCCACGGCCTGGTGCTGGTCACCGGCCCGGCGGGGAGCGGCAAAACCACCACCCTGGCCTGTCTGGTGGACCATGTGAACTCCACCCGCGAAGCCCATGTGGTGACCATCGAGGACCCCATTGAATACCTGCACCAGCATAAAATGAGCGTGGTAACCCAGCGGGAGCTGTATACCGACACCGCCTCCTACGACGCGGCTCTGCGGGCGGCCCTGCGGGAGGCTCCGGACATCATCCTGCTGGGGGAGATGCGGGATGCCGAGACCATCAAGGCGGCCGTCACCGCCGCAGAGACGGGCCATCTGGTCATCTCCACCCTCCACACCATCGGGGCGGCCAACACGGTGGACCGCATCGTGGACGCCTTTCCCCCGGCCCAGCAGCAGCAGATCCGCACCCAACTGGCTCTGGTGCTGGAGGGCGTGGTCTCCCAGCAGCTTCTCCAGGCGGAGGACGGCGCGCAGGTCCCCGCCTTTGAGGTCATGACGGTCAACCCCGCCGTGCGCAACATGATCCGGGAATCCAAGGCGTTCCAGTTGGACAGCGTCATCGCCTCCTCCAGCCAGGAGGGGATGGTGACCATGGACCAGAGCATCCTGCGGCTGGTCCAGGCCGGGCGGGTCCATCCGGACACCGCCTTCCGCCACGCCGCCAACAGCGACTGGATGATCCGCCGCCTGGCCGCCTTGGCCGGCGGAGCCGAAAAAAACCAAATGAGGTGA
- a CDS encoding DUF4860 domain-containing protein — MSPALPRGGLHSAAVFALCALFAVLAMGLTLLASGAYRDTAAVAEVNYTRRTALSYLVHQVRRSDADGCVYVESFGGGDALALVEPAGGSSYITLLYCYGGQLRELYVEEGYPLLPEDGLPVLELSSLDIRAEDGLLCFTATASDGTVSSVSVAPRCRLGGEVGML; from the coding sequence TTGTCACCTGCCCTGCCCCGCGGCGGCCTCCATTCCGCCGCCGTCTTTGCCCTGTGCGCCCTGTTCGCGGTGCTGGCCATGGGATTGACCCTGCTGGCCAGCGGGGCCTACCGGGACACGGCGGCCGTTGCCGAAGTCAATTACACCCGCCGCACCGCCCTGAGCTACCTGGTCCATCAGGTCCGACGCTCCGACGCCGACGGATGCGTCTATGTGGAGTCCTTCGGCGGCGGCGACGCGCTGGCCCTGGTGGAGCCCGCCGGCGGGTCCAGCTATATCACCCTGCTCTACTGCTACGGCGGCCAGCTTCGGGAGCTCTACGTGGAGGAGGGCTATCCCCTCCTGCCGGAGGACGGCCTACCGGTGCTGGAGCTTTCGTCCCTGGACATCCGTGCCGAGGACGGCCTGCTCTGCTTCACCGCCACCGCCTCTGACGGGACGGTCTCTTCCGTGTCGGTGGCCCCCCGCTGCCGGCTTGGCGGGGAGGTGGGCATGCTGTGA